DNA from Metabacillus flavus:
ATTTCGGCCCTCCTACAGCACCAAGCATAATGGCGTCTGCGTTTCTGCAAAGCTCCAGGGTTTCAGCAGGAAGCGGACCTCCCCGCTGATCAATGGCGGAACCGCCAATTAATCCGGATGTAAAGATAAATTCATGGCCAAACTGTTCGGCAATGACGGACAAGACTTCCTGTGCACCCTGCATCACTTCTTTTCCAATTCCATCTCCCGGCAGCATTGCGATTGTTTTCTTCATGATTCATCCCCCATTTCGTTTAGACTGGCATCTGAATGGCTTCCTGCTCTTCCTGACTGAACAGAAGCACGCGGTTCACTGCATTTACATAAGCCCTTGCTGACGCTTCAAGGACATCCTGCGCCATTCCGCGTCCGCTCGTTTCAATTCCCTTAAATTCCACTTTCACATAAACCTCTGCAAGCGCGTCTCTTCCGCTGCTGTTTGATTGAATGCGGTAGTCCTTCAAATGGACCGTTGCTCCGATACAGCGTTCCAGCGTATTATATATCGCCTCTACACTTCCTGCTCCAGTAGCGGCTTCCTGAATGACGGCCTTGTTCCGGTCTCTGAGCGTTACCGCAGCTGTCGTAATATTGGAGGTTCCGAACTGTACCTGGAGTGTCATCAATTCATAGCCGCAAGCTCCGTTTGCTGCTTTTTCTTCCATTAAAATTGAAATGAGATCGGCGTCCGTGAATTCCTTCTTTTTCTCCGACCAGTCTTTAAATCGGTCAAAGGCTCTTTTCAATTCTTTTTCCTCTAATGTAAAGCCCAGTTCCTTCATTCTTGCACCAAATGCATGCCTTCCGGAGTGTTTTCCTAAAACAAGTGAATTAGAGGATACGCCGACCATTTCCGGAGAAATAATTTCATATGTCGTTTTTTCTTTCAGCACTCCATCTTGATGAATTCCGGATTCGTGGGCAAATGCATTCTTTCCGACAACCGCTTTGTTGCCCGGAACGGCCATTCCGGTCAATTTGCTCACAATGTCACTTGTCCGCTTGATTTCATCCAGCTTCAAATCAAAATAAGATTGGTAATGATCTCCTCTAATCTTTAAAGCTACCGCAATTTCTTCCAGGGCCGCATTTCCTGCCCGTTCTCCAATTCCATTAATGGTCCCCTCTATTTGGCTGGCGCCATGTTCGATGGCGGATAGGGAATTAGCGACGGCCATTCCAAGATCGTTGTGGCAATGAGCAGAGAGAATGACCTGATCGATACCATCTACATTTCCTTTTAAATAAGAGAAAATTTCACCGTACTCTTTTGGATGAATATAGCCGACTGTATCCGGGATGTTTACAACATCTGCTCCCGCTTTAATCACTTCAGCAACAATCTCGCTTAAAAAATCAATCTCCGTTCTGCATGCATCTTCCGCTGACCACTGAACAATCGGGAAAAACGTTTTCGCGTATTTGACGGCCTCAACTGCTGCTTCGATGACCTGCTCCTTCGATTTTTTCAGCTTGTATTCCCTATGAATTGGGGAGGTTGCCAGGAAGACATGCAATCTTGGATCTGCCCCGTCCTTCAGCGCTTCCCACGCGGTGTCAATATCTCCTTTCACAGATCTGGCAAGTCCTGTAACGGAGCAGCTGCGGATTGTACGGGCAATCTCTCTGACACTCTTCATCTCCGATTTGGAGGAGGCCGGAAAGCCCGCCTCCATAATATCCACACCCAATCTTTCAAGCTGTCTTGCAATTTCAAGCTTCTCTCCGAACGTCAAATTGACGCCGGCTGACTGTTCGCCATCTCTTAAGGTTGTGTCAAATACATTAATTTTCCGCACCAGCGGTCACCGCCTCTTTTGCTTTTGGCTTGACGAACGGCATCATGCTTCTAAGTTCTCTTCCCACTTTTTCAATTTGATGTTCGTTTTCGCGCTTATTGATGGCGTTAAATTGAGGACGGTTCACCTGGTTTTCAACAATCCATTCCTTCGCGAATCTTCCGGACTGAATGTCTTCAAGCACCGCTTTCATGGATTCTTTTACTTTGGCATCCACGACTCTTGGCCCTGAAACAAAATCGCCCCATTGCGCTGTGTCAGAAACAGAGTATCTCATTCCTTCCAAACCGCCTTCATACATGAGGTCCACGATCAATTTCAGCTCATGCATACACTCAAAGTAAGCTAATTCAGGTTGATATCCTGCTTCTACAAGTGTTTCAAATCCAGCTTTTACAAGGGAAGTCAAACCGCCGCACAATACTGCCTGTTCTCCAAACAAATCAGTCTCCGTTTCTTCCTTAAACGTTGTTTCAAGAACTCCTGCACGGCCGGCACCGATTCCTTTTGCATAAGCCAGGGCTGTATCACGAGCTTTTCCGGAAACATCCTGCTGGATGGCAAACAGCGCTGGAACTCCGGCTCCTTCTGTATACGTTCTCCGCACAAGATGTCCCGGCCCTTTCGGAGCAACAAGGAAAACGTCAACAAATTCGGGCGGTACGATCTGATGAAAATGGATGTTGAATCCGTGGGCAAAAACCAATGATTTCCCTGGCTCAAGTGCGTCTTTAATCTCATGCTCATATACTTTCGCCTGCTGTTCATCCGGCAATAGTACCATGATGACATCTGCCGCTTCAGCTGCTTCCTTCACTGTATAAACCTGATGTCCATCCTGTTTTGCTTTTTCAAAAGAACCGCCTTTTCTGACACCGACAACAACATCAAGTCCGCTTTCTTTCAAATTC
Protein-coding regions in this window:
- a CDS encoding 2-isopropylmalate synthase, coding for MRKINVFDTTLRDGEQSAGVNLTFGEKLEIARQLERLGVDIMEAGFPASSKSEMKSVREIARTIRSCSVTGLARSVKGDIDTAWEALKDGADPRLHVFLATSPIHREYKLKKSKEQVIEAAVEAVKYAKTFFPIVQWSAEDACRTEIDFLSEIVAEVIKAGADVVNIPDTVGYIHPKEYGEIFSYLKGNVDGIDQVILSAHCHNDLGMAVANSLSAIEHGASQIEGTINGIGERAGNAALEEIAVALKIRGDHYQSYFDLKLDEIKRTSDIVSKLTGMAVPGNKAVVGKNAFAHESGIHQDGVLKEKTTYEIISPEMVGVSSNSLVLGKHSGRHAFGARMKELGFTLEEKELKRAFDRFKDWSEKKKEFTDADLISILMEEKAANGACGYELMTLQVQFGTSNITTAAVTLRDRNKAVIQEAATGAGSVEAIYNTLERCIGATVHLKDYRIQSNSSGRDALAEVYVKVEFKGIETSGRGMAQDVLEASARAYVNAVNRVLLFSQEEQEAIQMPV
- the ilvC gene encoding ketol-acid reductoisomerase, whose protein sequence is MERWTMAKVYYNGDVNEQALQGKKIAVIGYGSQGHAHALNLKESGLDVVVGVRKGGSFEKAKQDGHQVYTVKEAAEAADVIMVLLPDEQQAKVYEHEIKDALEPGKSLVFAHGFNIHFHQIVPPEFVDVFLVAPKGPGHLVRRTYTEGAGVPALFAIQQDVSGKARDTALAYAKGIGAGRAGVLETTFKEETETDLFGEQAVLCGGLTSLVKAGFETLVEAGYQPELAYFECMHELKLIVDLMYEGGLEGMRYSVSDTAQWGDFVSGPRVVDAKVKESMKAVLEDIQSGRFAKEWIVENQVNRPQFNAINKRENEHQIEKVGRELRSMMPFVKPKAKEAVTAGAEN